A genomic window from Levilactobacillus yonginensis includes:
- a CDS encoding cytosine permease, giving the protein MAQDLKPSGNKGPAEFGRVESIPLAHRRMSNWDLFATWIGANANNGTWYIGGVIAACGFLTASTTLVIVGLISYALLAVASYMGYRTGVPAMALTRASFGLRGSFIPSVINVIQFIGWAAVNTFIAATSISYIFGELFGWPLYGKPGGTFGLIVGIIIMSILHLLSISVGEKSVRMIERVGIVLVVIFVLWESVVVFQTVSFHDIVSWQPPHSLRMSSGVAADTLAAFNLAWVTAASDFSRFTAKKSAATTYSFLGANLGLFWFAFIGLFATIGTAVSLNHFDPNNSDPSTVAAKLGLGIIALLVIVLTSTTANAVNLMSAGSALTNMTHRLSLNVSLWIVTLTATLVTFIPVYLASFLDVFEAFLDGIGMFLGPEIAIFLVDYFFLKRKQYQLDEFTKVRGAYWYSHGINWLAVISWILGVVSYWGLKQVPAIANTVGATFIAMAITAVIYWFLMRATRARAVPAK; this is encoded by the coding sequence ATGGCACAAGACCTGAAACCTTCTGGCAACAAAGGCCCGGCTGAGTTTGGACGGGTTGAATCGATTCCGCTGGCTCATCGGCGGATGTCTAACTGGGACTTATTTGCAACGTGGATCGGGGCTAACGCGAACAACGGAACTTGGTACATTGGGGGAGTCATTGCCGCCTGTGGGTTTCTAACGGCGTCGACCACGTTGGTGATTGTGGGGCTGATTTCATACGCCCTGCTCGCGGTTGCGAGTTACATGGGTTATCGGACCGGTGTGCCAGCTATGGCACTGACTCGGGCATCGTTTGGGTTACGGGGGAGCTTTATTCCTTCCGTAATCAATGTGATTCAATTCATTGGGTGGGCTGCAGTGAACACCTTCATTGCGGCGACGTCGATCAGCTATATCTTTGGGGAATTGTTTGGCTGGCCGCTTTACGGCAAGCCAGGTGGTACGTTTGGGCTGATTGTCGGCATCATTATTATGAGTATCCTGCATTTATTGAGTATTTCAGTCGGGGAAAAGTCTGTGCGGATGATTGAACGGGTCGGCATTGTGCTGGTCGTCATCTTTGTCTTGTGGGAATCAGTGGTCGTCTTTCAAACGGTCTCCTTCCACGACATTGTGTCCTGGCAGCCACCGCACAGCTTGCGGATGTCCTCGGGGGTTGCGGCTGATACACTAGCAGCATTCAACTTAGCCTGGGTAACGGCGGCCTCTGACTTTAGTCGGTTCACGGCTAAGAAGTCGGCAGCGACGACCTATTCCTTCCTTGGAGCTAATCTCGGTCTCTTCTGGTTCGCGTTCATTGGGTTGTTCGCCACGATTGGGACGGCGGTCTCGCTGAACCATTTCGACCCGAATAACTCTGATCCCAGTACGGTCGCTGCTAAATTAGGCTTAGGCATCATTGCACTGTTGGTCATCGTCCTGACTAGTACTACGGCTAACGCGGTGAACTTGATGTCGGCCGGGTCGGCGCTGACGAACATGACGCATCGGCTGTCGTTGAATGTCAGTCTGTGGATTGTGACGTTAACGGCCACGTTGGTGACGTTCATTCCGGTTTACTTGGCCAGTTTTCTGGACGTGTTTGAGGCGTTTTTGGATGGAATTGGGATGTTCTTAGGACCGGAAATTGCCATTTTCTTGGTCGATTACTTCTTCCTGAAACGTAAGCAGTATCAGCTTGATGAGTTCACAAAAGTCAGAGGTGCTTACTGGTACTCGCACGGAATTAATTGGCTGGCGGTTATCAGTTGGATTCTGGGAGTCGTCTCTTACTGGGGACTAAAGCAGGTACCAGCGATTGCTAATACCGTTGGGGCAACGTTTATTGCGATGGCCATTACAGCGGTAATCTACTGGTTCTTGATGCGGGCAACCCGGGCACGGGCGGTTCCAGCAAAATAA
- a CDS encoding nucleoside 2-deoxyribosyltransferase, with product MAQIYVASPFFSPEQVDRVKRLEAALEANPTVTDFYSPRLHQDAEHEQFTKPWATEIFHRDMGQIAAADVIVTVIDFEAKNLDSGTAYELGVATMSDKPILALQEKDEAVNLMITESMYWYTKNVADFETYDFNQMTPGEFVGEIL from the coding sequence ATGGCACAGATTTACGTAGCAAGTCCGTTCTTTAGTCCCGAACAGGTCGACCGGGTGAAACGCTTGGAGGCCGCTTTGGAAGCCAACCCGACGGTGACCGATTTTTATTCACCCCGGTTGCATCAAGATGCTGAGCATGAACAGTTCACGAAGCCGTGGGCCACAGAAATCTTCCACCGCGATATGGGGCAAATTGCCGCAGCGGACGTGATTGTGACGGTCATTGACTTCGAGGCTAAAAACTTAGACTCTGGTACGGCCTACGAATTGGGCGTCGCTACGATGAGCGATAAGCCAATTTTAGCCCTGCAGGAAAAGGATGAAGCGGTTAACCTGATGATTACTGAAAGCATGTACTGGTATACCAAGAATGTTGCCGACTTTGAAACGTATGATTTTAATCAGATGACTCCTGGCGAATTTGTTGGTGAAATCCTTTAA
- a CDS encoding IS30 family transposase: MKEVFVLMQEQLTMNRPKGHHLTLKERGNIEVYFNHDKLSRRKIAELLGVSPQTINNEIKRGLVTNKKIVNGNVVFYEVYVAELADQRYHENRKACHRPCKFFQAADFIAFFVEHFKTDGWAPDAAVGRAKVLNLFRPDEMVCTQTLYKYIDEQLLEVCNLDLTEKMRRRLPKHVNHKNKRVMGRSIEERPAEVDSRKTFGHFEIDTIVGKRDGHESVIMTLIERQTRFQFIRLIDGRDADSVEYALREILAEYGPVIKSITADNGPEFALLSEALRSVAPVFHTHPFTSSERGTNEVHNRMVRYDFPKGMSLDAVSPRAVARTADKLNNTPRRLLGFQTPAELFAAACG, encoded by the coding sequence ATGAAAGAGGTCTTCGTCTTGATGCAAGAACAGCTTACCATGAATCGTCCCAAGGGTCACCATCTAACTTTGAAAGAGCGTGGAAACATTGAGGTCTACTTTAACCACGACAAGCTTTCTCGGCGGAAGATTGCTGAGTTACTTGGCGTTAGCCCGCAAACCATAAACAACGAAATCAAGCGAGGCTTGGTAACCAATAAGAAAATCGTTAACGGTAACGTAGTCTTCTATGAGGTCTACGTGGCGGAACTAGCCGACCAGCGGTACCACGAGAACCGCAAGGCCTGCCACAGGCCTTGTAAGTTCTTCCAGGCGGCTGACTTTATAGCCTTCTTTGTAGAACACTTTAAGACTGATGGCTGGGCTCCAGATGCTGCTGTAGGCCGCGCCAAGGTGTTAAACCTTTTTCGGCCTGACGAGATGGTCTGTACCCAAACGTTGTACAAGTACATCGACGAACAACTTTTAGAGGTCTGTAACTTAGATCTTACCGAGAAAATGCGGCGGCGACTACCCAAGCACGTTAATCACAAAAATAAGCGTGTAATGGGACGGAGTATTGAAGAACGTCCGGCTGAAGTTGACTCTCGCAAGACGTTTGGTCATTTCGAGATTGATACTATCGTTGGTAAACGTGATGGCCATGAGAGTGTGATTATGACCCTGATTGAGCGTCAAACTCGCTTCCAATTTATCCGTCTGATTGACGGGCGTGACGCCGATTCGGTTGAGTACGCCCTGCGAGAAATCCTCGCAGAGTATGGACCAGTTATCAAGTCGATCACCGCTGATAACGGACCTGAGTTTGCCTTGCTGAGCGAGGCATTGCGTTCAGTGGCACCAGTCTTTCATACGCACCCGTTCACCTCTAGTGAACGGGGAACCAATGAGGTCCATAACCGGATGGTCCGCTATGACTTTCCCAAAGGCATGTCCTTAGACGCCGTAAGTCCTCGGGCTGTTGCTAGAACAGCGGACAAGTTGAATAACACACCTCGTCGTCTGCTAGGCTTCCAGACTCCCGCCGAACTCTTCGCCGCCGCCTGCGGCTAG